In Spodoptera frugiperda isolate SF20-4 chromosome 4, AGI-APGP_CSIRO_Sfru_2.0, whole genome shotgun sequence, a single window of DNA contains:
- the LOC118272608 gene encoding disks large-associated protein 5 isoform X2 → MMHGVESSRNNKLVLQVQKRLENNLKYRKSSRLTVFDNLRNLSKCESPAPVSNVQSKVEHRRQQLEKWKEEKEKKKREAASQKKKPFVAGVPHAPLKFVPPPPPPKPMPSTSGRVTRSQSARNSVKPKENKELKAASQSFAPKNAAFKPPEIKTLAKLPKLLAPKAKKDKKHNITFDPVPPNSQKESAKQTRSKTVKPTAAEVKPVRKQTERATKGKVGKPVAKPNKASVAVQQQSTSSTNESDSNQEFSPILTSRIRKSLPAPSSPQVVAKPSRRSTPNVTPNRPVPRSESSSEERLRSPKSLDDIQMTPEQIAEEVKHISPCVTMSRGKDNARKEMKKKLDEGLLDEDASHMESVDHFRRQLASEIKRMTEMCETWDKISEQTVLPESVQEAVLSAVGQARLLMSQKLQQFASLVERCARPEPGTALITPADLHGFWDMVFMQVENVDMRFKKLEELRLCGWVEDKPVEVKKKVVRPNAIAKKAAKPTGGPSRLREMIAAARKAKKEQEEVVQVTLQPPAEDSKTFEAGFFSVRSPVRSPARTSHSPAPRTPASKNSLLKAVLSSEAKKASASKNSASFAMLRASVFGKNVECEGIALLPQTPTPLTPINLYATPGRSILKGANTNTNNKSTRKSIKMVLFNRSDTDIQDVSYRTPESEINEDKPQEIQMDSGISSMDTEKNENKENSRRKSKLVRQDAEDRSPVLTRSRRKSMNTTVDEDVNTPRRSSRKKVLHESEDNTIEEKPKRSTRRRKSGVQVQN, encoded by the exons ATGATGCATGGGGTAGAATCCTCCCGTAAT AATAAACTTGTGTTGCAGGTCCAGAAGCGGCTGGAAAACAACTTGAAATACAGAAAGAGCAGCCGTCTGACTGTGTTTGATAACTTGAGGAACTTGTCCAAATGTGAGAGTCCAGCTCCAGTGTCCAATGTGCAATCCAAAGTGGAACACAGGAGGCAGCAGCTGGAGAAATGGAAGGAGGAAAAGGAGAAAAAGAAAAGAGAAGCTGCTTCACAGAAAAAGAAACCATTTGTGGCTGGAGTGCCACATGCACCACTCAAGTTTGTGCCGCCACCTCCTCCTCCAAAACCAATGCCGAGTACATCTGGCAGGGTGACACGGTCACAGTCAGCCAGGAATAGTGTTAAACCAAAAGAAAACAAGGAGCTAAAGGCTGCATCACAATCATTTGCACCAAAAAATGCAGCATTTAAACCAccagaaataaaaactttggCAAAATTACCAAAATTACTTGCTCCAAAGGCAAAGAAAGAcaagaaacataatataacatttgaTCCTGTGCCACCTAACAGTCAGAAGGAGTCTGCCAAACAGACAAGATCTAAAACTGTGAAACCAACTGCTGCAGAGGTGAAACCTGTGCGCAAGCAAACTGAGAGAGCAACCAAAGGGAAAGTGGGTAAACCAGTTGCTAAACCAAATAAGGCATCAGTAGCTGTTCAGCAACAAAGCACTTCATCAACAAATGAATCAGATTCAAATCAGGAATTTTCTCCAATCCTGACAAGTAGAATCAGAAAGTCTTTACCGGCACCAAGTTCACCTCAAGTTGTTGCCAAACCTTCCCGGAGGTCTACACCAAATGTCACACCAAATAGACCCGTTCCGAGGAGTGAATCTAGCTCTGAGGAACGGCTGCGGTCTCCTAAGTCTTTGGATGACATTCAAATGACTCCGGAGCAGATAGCTGAAGAGGTGAAGCACATCAGTCCTTGTGTCACCATGTCTCGGGGCAAGGACAATGCGAGGAAGGAGATGAAGAAGAAGCTGGATGAGG GGCTTCTGGACGAAGATGCCAGCCACATGGAGAGTGTGGACCATTTCCGGCGCCAGCTGGCCTCTGAAATCAAGCGTATGACTGAGATGTGCGAGACTTGGGACAAGATTTCAGAACAGACTGTACTACCAGAGTCTGTTCAG GAGGCAGTGCTGTCGGCAGTAGGCCAGGCGCGGCTGCTGATGTCGCAGAAGCTGCAGCAGTTCGCGTCGCTGGTGGAACGCTGCGCGCGCCCCGAGCCCGGCACCGCGCTCATCACTCCCGCAGACCTACACGGTTTCTGGGACATGGTATTCATGCAg GTTGAAAATGTTGACATGAGGTTCAAGAAGTTGGAAGAGTTACGTCTCTGCGGCTGGGTGGAGGACAAACCTGTTGAGGTGAAGAAGAAGGTGGTTAGACCCAATGCAATCGCGAAGAAAGCAGCGAAGCCCACTGGTGGCCCCAGCAGATTGAGGGAGATGATTGCTG CTGCAAGAAAAGCCAAGAAGGAGCAAGAGGAGGTTGTTCAGGTGACATTGCAGCCGCCTGCAGAGGACAGCAAGACATTCGAGGCTGGCTTCTTCAGCGTGCGGTCACCAGTACGATCCCCGGCACGGACCTCCCACTCGCCCGCACCACGCACTCCCGCCAGCAAGAACAGCTTGCTCAAAGCTGTGCTCTCCAGTGAAGCTAAGAAGGCTTCAGCCAGCAAG aatTCTGCTTCCTTTGCGATGTTGCGCGCTTCAGTATTTGGCAAGAATGTAGAGTGTGAAGGAATCGCATTACTGCCG CAAACTCCAACACCGTTGACTCCTATCAATCTGTACGCGACTCCAGGCCGCAGTATACTCAAAGGAGCCAACACCAACACAAACAACAAGTCCACCAGGAAGTCCATCAAAATGGTGCTGTTCAACCGCTCCGACACCGACATACAGGACGTGTCCTACCGCACGCCGGAGAGCGAGATAAACGAAGACAAACCTCAAGAAATACAAATGGACAGTGGCATTTCTTCTATGGACACAGAGAAAAATGAGAACAAGGAAAATTCTAGAAGGAAGTCCAAGCTGGTGAGGCAGGACGCTGAAGACAGGAGTCCTGTGCTGACGAGGAGTAGACGCAAGAGTATGAACACTACTGTCGACGAGGATGTCAATACTCCGCGGAGGTCGTCGCGCAAGAAGGTGCTCCACGAGTCTGAGGATAATACGATCGAGGAGAAACCGAAGCGGTCGACCAGAAGACGTAAGAGTGGGGTGCAAGTGCAGAACTGA
- the LOC118272608 gene encoding disks large-associated protein 5 isoform X3, giving the protein MMHGVESSRNVQKRLENNLKYRKSSRLTVFDNLRNLSKCESPAPVSNVQSKVEHRRQQLEKWKEEKEKKKREAASQKKKPFVAGVPHAPLKFVPPPPPPKPMPSTSGRVTRSQSARNSVKPKENKELKAASQSFAPKNAAFKPPEIKTLAKLPKLLAPKAKKDKKHNITFDPVPPNSQKESAKQTRSKTVKPTAAEVKPVRKQTERATKGKVGKPVAKPNKASVAVQQQSTSSTNESDSNQEFSPILTSRIRKSLPAPSSPQVVAKPSRRSTPNVTPNRPVPRSESSSEERLRSPKSLDDIQMTPEQIAEEVKHISPCVTMSRGKDNARKEMKKKLDEGLLDEDASHMESVDHFRRQLASEIKRMTEMCETWDKISEQTVLPESVQEAVLSAVGQARLLMSQKLQQFASLVERCARPEPGTALITPADLHGFWDMVFMQVENVDMRFKKLEELRLCGWVEDKPVEVKKKVVRPNAIAKKAAKPTGGPSRLREMIAAARKAKKEQEEVVQVTLQPPAEDSKTFEAGFFSVRSPVRSPARTSHSPAPRTPASKNSLLKAVLSSEAKKASASKNSASFAMLRASVFGKNVECEGIALLPQTPTPLTPINLYATPGRSILKGANTNTNNKSTRKSIKMVLFNRSDTDIQDVSYRTPESEINEDKPQEIQMDSGISSMDTEKNENKENSRRKSKLVRQDAEDRSPVLTRSRRKSMNTTVDEDVNTPRRSSRKKVLHESEDNTIEEKPKRSTRRRKSGVQVQN; this is encoded by the exons ATGATGCATGGGGTAGAATCCTCCCGTAAT GTCCAGAAGCGGCTGGAAAACAACTTGAAATACAGAAAGAGCAGCCGTCTGACTGTGTTTGATAACTTGAGGAACTTGTCCAAATGTGAGAGTCCAGCTCCAGTGTCCAATGTGCAATCCAAAGTGGAACACAGGAGGCAGCAGCTGGAGAAATGGAAGGAGGAAAAGGAGAAAAAGAAAAGAGAAGCTGCTTCACAGAAAAAGAAACCATTTGTGGCTGGAGTGCCACATGCACCACTCAAGTTTGTGCCGCCACCTCCTCCTCCAAAACCAATGCCGAGTACATCTGGCAGGGTGACACGGTCACAGTCAGCCAGGAATAGTGTTAAACCAAAAGAAAACAAGGAGCTAAAGGCTGCATCACAATCATTTGCACCAAAAAATGCAGCATTTAAACCAccagaaataaaaactttggCAAAATTACCAAAATTACTTGCTCCAAAGGCAAAGAAAGAcaagaaacataatataacatttgaTCCTGTGCCACCTAACAGTCAGAAGGAGTCTGCCAAACAGACAAGATCTAAAACTGTGAAACCAACTGCTGCAGAGGTGAAACCTGTGCGCAAGCAAACTGAGAGAGCAACCAAAGGGAAAGTGGGTAAACCAGTTGCTAAACCAAATAAGGCATCAGTAGCTGTTCAGCAACAAAGCACTTCATCAACAAATGAATCAGATTCAAATCAGGAATTTTCTCCAATCCTGACAAGTAGAATCAGAAAGTCTTTACCGGCACCAAGTTCACCTCAAGTTGTTGCCAAACCTTCCCGGAGGTCTACACCAAATGTCACACCAAATAGACCCGTTCCGAGGAGTGAATCTAGCTCTGAGGAACGGCTGCGGTCTCCTAAGTCTTTGGATGACATTCAAATGACTCCGGAGCAGATAGCTGAAGAGGTGAAGCACATCAGTCCTTGTGTCACCATGTCTCGGGGCAAGGACAATGCGAGGAAGGAGATGAAGAAGAAGCTGGATGAGG GGCTTCTGGACGAAGATGCCAGCCACATGGAGAGTGTGGACCATTTCCGGCGCCAGCTGGCCTCTGAAATCAAGCGTATGACTGAGATGTGCGAGACTTGGGACAAGATTTCAGAACAGACTGTACTACCAGAGTCTGTTCAG GAGGCAGTGCTGTCGGCAGTAGGCCAGGCGCGGCTGCTGATGTCGCAGAAGCTGCAGCAGTTCGCGTCGCTGGTGGAACGCTGCGCGCGCCCCGAGCCCGGCACCGCGCTCATCACTCCCGCAGACCTACACGGTTTCTGGGACATGGTATTCATGCAg GTTGAAAATGTTGACATGAGGTTCAAGAAGTTGGAAGAGTTACGTCTCTGCGGCTGGGTGGAGGACAAACCTGTTGAGGTGAAGAAGAAGGTGGTTAGACCCAATGCAATCGCGAAGAAAGCAGCGAAGCCCACTGGTGGCCCCAGCAGATTGAGGGAGATGATTGCTG CTGCAAGAAAAGCCAAGAAGGAGCAAGAGGAGGTTGTTCAGGTGACATTGCAGCCGCCTGCAGAGGACAGCAAGACATTCGAGGCTGGCTTCTTCAGCGTGCGGTCACCAGTACGATCCCCGGCACGGACCTCCCACTCGCCCGCACCACGCACTCCCGCCAGCAAGAACAGCTTGCTCAAAGCTGTGCTCTCCAGTGAAGCTAAGAAGGCTTCAGCCAGCAAG aatTCTGCTTCCTTTGCGATGTTGCGCGCTTCAGTATTTGGCAAGAATGTAGAGTGTGAAGGAATCGCATTACTGCCG CAAACTCCAACACCGTTGACTCCTATCAATCTGTACGCGACTCCAGGCCGCAGTATACTCAAAGGAGCCAACACCAACACAAACAACAAGTCCACCAGGAAGTCCATCAAAATGGTGCTGTTCAACCGCTCCGACACCGACATACAGGACGTGTCCTACCGCACGCCGGAGAGCGAGATAAACGAAGACAAACCTCAAGAAATACAAATGGACAGTGGCATTTCTTCTATGGACACAGAGAAAAATGAGAACAAGGAAAATTCTAGAAGGAAGTCCAAGCTGGTGAGGCAGGACGCTGAAGACAGGAGTCCTGTGCTGACGAGGAGTAGACGCAAGAGTATGAACACTACTGTCGACGAGGATGTCAATACTCCGCGGAGGTCGTCGCGCAAGAAGGTGCTCCACGAGTCTGAGGATAATACGATCGAGGAGAAACCGAAGCGGTCGACCAGAAGACGTAAGAGTGGGGTGCAAGTGCAGAACTGA
- the LOC118272608 gene encoding disks large-associated protein 5 isoform X1 has protein sequence MEKSFDFGRLLKNHEKKHKSKPSQFGSVAGGVQKRLENNLKYRKSSRLTVFDNLRNLSKCESPAPVSNVQSKVEHRRQQLEKWKEEKEKKKREAASQKKKPFVAGVPHAPLKFVPPPPPPKPMPSTSGRVTRSQSARNSVKPKENKELKAASQSFAPKNAAFKPPEIKTLAKLPKLLAPKAKKDKKHNITFDPVPPNSQKESAKQTRSKTVKPTAAEVKPVRKQTERATKGKVGKPVAKPNKASVAVQQQSTSSTNESDSNQEFSPILTSRIRKSLPAPSSPQVVAKPSRRSTPNVTPNRPVPRSESSSEERLRSPKSLDDIQMTPEQIAEEVKHISPCVTMSRGKDNARKEMKKKLDEGLLDEDASHMESVDHFRRQLASEIKRMTEMCETWDKISEQTVLPESVQEAVLSAVGQARLLMSQKLQQFASLVERCARPEPGTALITPADLHGFWDMVFMQVENVDMRFKKLEELRLCGWVEDKPVEVKKKVVRPNAIAKKAAKPTGGPSRLREMIAAARKAKKEQEEVVQVTLQPPAEDSKTFEAGFFSVRSPVRSPARTSHSPAPRTPASKNSLLKAVLSSEAKKASASKNSASFAMLRASVFGKNVECEGIALLPQTPTPLTPINLYATPGRSILKGANTNTNNKSTRKSIKMVLFNRSDTDIQDVSYRTPESEINEDKPQEIQMDSGISSMDTEKNENKENSRRKSKLVRQDAEDRSPVLTRSRRKSMNTTVDEDVNTPRRSSRKKVLHESEDNTIEEKPKRSTRRRKSGVQVQN, from the exons ATGG AGAAGAGCTTCGACTTTGGGAGGCTGCTGAAGAATCATGAGAAGAAACACAAGAGTAAACCGTCACAGTTCGGCAGCGTAGCTGGTGGG GTCCAGAAGCGGCTGGAAAACAACTTGAAATACAGAAAGAGCAGCCGTCTGACTGTGTTTGATAACTTGAGGAACTTGTCCAAATGTGAGAGTCCAGCTCCAGTGTCCAATGTGCAATCCAAAGTGGAACACAGGAGGCAGCAGCTGGAGAAATGGAAGGAGGAAAAGGAGAAAAAGAAAAGAGAAGCTGCTTCACAGAAAAAGAAACCATTTGTGGCTGGAGTGCCACATGCACCACTCAAGTTTGTGCCGCCACCTCCTCCTCCAAAACCAATGCCGAGTACATCTGGCAGGGTGACACGGTCACAGTCAGCCAGGAATAGTGTTAAACCAAAAGAAAACAAGGAGCTAAAGGCTGCATCACAATCATTTGCACCAAAAAATGCAGCATTTAAACCAccagaaataaaaactttggCAAAATTACCAAAATTACTTGCTCCAAAGGCAAAGAAAGAcaagaaacataatataacatttgaTCCTGTGCCACCTAACAGTCAGAAGGAGTCTGCCAAACAGACAAGATCTAAAACTGTGAAACCAACTGCTGCAGAGGTGAAACCTGTGCGCAAGCAAACTGAGAGAGCAACCAAAGGGAAAGTGGGTAAACCAGTTGCTAAACCAAATAAGGCATCAGTAGCTGTTCAGCAACAAAGCACTTCATCAACAAATGAATCAGATTCAAATCAGGAATTTTCTCCAATCCTGACAAGTAGAATCAGAAAGTCTTTACCGGCACCAAGTTCACCTCAAGTTGTTGCCAAACCTTCCCGGAGGTCTACACCAAATGTCACACCAAATAGACCCGTTCCGAGGAGTGAATCTAGCTCTGAGGAACGGCTGCGGTCTCCTAAGTCTTTGGATGACATTCAAATGACTCCGGAGCAGATAGCTGAAGAGGTGAAGCACATCAGTCCTTGTGTCACCATGTCTCGGGGCAAGGACAATGCGAGGAAGGAGATGAAGAAGAAGCTGGATGAGG GGCTTCTGGACGAAGATGCCAGCCACATGGAGAGTGTGGACCATTTCCGGCGCCAGCTGGCCTCTGAAATCAAGCGTATGACTGAGATGTGCGAGACTTGGGACAAGATTTCAGAACAGACTGTACTACCAGAGTCTGTTCAG GAGGCAGTGCTGTCGGCAGTAGGCCAGGCGCGGCTGCTGATGTCGCAGAAGCTGCAGCAGTTCGCGTCGCTGGTGGAACGCTGCGCGCGCCCCGAGCCCGGCACCGCGCTCATCACTCCCGCAGACCTACACGGTTTCTGGGACATGGTATTCATGCAg GTTGAAAATGTTGACATGAGGTTCAAGAAGTTGGAAGAGTTACGTCTCTGCGGCTGGGTGGAGGACAAACCTGTTGAGGTGAAGAAGAAGGTGGTTAGACCCAATGCAATCGCGAAGAAAGCAGCGAAGCCCACTGGTGGCCCCAGCAGATTGAGGGAGATGATTGCTG CTGCAAGAAAAGCCAAGAAGGAGCAAGAGGAGGTTGTTCAGGTGACATTGCAGCCGCCTGCAGAGGACAGCAAGACATTCGAGGCTGGCTTCTTCAGCGTGCGGTCACCAGTACGATCCCCGGCACGGACCTCCCACTCGCCCGCACCACGCACTCCCGCCAGCAAGAACAGCTTGCTCAAAGCTGTGCTCTCCAGTGAAGCTAAGAAGGCTTCAGCCAGCAAG aatTCTGCTTCCTTTGCGATGTTGCGCGCTTCAGTATTTGGCAAGAATGTAGAGTGTGAAGGAATCGCATTACTGCCG CAAACTCCAACACCGTTGACTCCTATCAATCTGTACGCGACTCCAGGCCGCAGTATACTCAAAGGAGCCAACACCAACACAAACAACAAGTCCACCAGGAAGTCCATCAAAATGGTGCTGTTCAACCGCTCCGACACCGACATACAGGACGTGTCCTACCGCACGCCGGAGAGCGAGATAAACGAAGACAAACCTCAAGAAATACAAATGGACAGTGGCATTTCTTCTATGGACACAGAGAAAAATGAGAACAAGGAAAATTCTAGAAGGAAGTCCAAGCTGGTGAGGCAGGACGCTGAAGACAGGAGTCCTGTGCTGACGAGGAGTAGACGCAAGAGTATGAACACTACTGTCGACGAGGATGTCAATACTCCGCGGAGGTCGTCGCGCAAGAAGGTGCTCCACGAGTCTGAGGATAATACGATCGAGGAGAAACCGAAGCGGTCGACCAGAAGACGTAAGAGTGGGGTGCAAGTGCAGAACTGA
- the LOC118272520 gene encoding diphosphoinositol polyphosphate phosphohydrolase 2 has translation MVKEKPNSIRIYDDEGFRRRAACICVRSDAETEVLLVTSSRRPDNWIVPGGGVEPEEEPSVTAMREVLEEAGVIGKLGRCLGVFENREHKHRTEVYVMTVTQELAEWEDSRLMGRKRQWFSIDDALAQLALHKPIQRHYIQQLRRSKQNKPDDPGS, from the exons ATGGTGAAGGAGAAGCCTAATTCGATTCGGATTTACGACGACGAGGGATTTAGACGTCGCGCGGCGTGTATCTGCGTTCGTTCTGACGCCGAAACGGAG GTGCTCCTGGTGACATCGTCGCGACGTCCTGACAACTGGATAGTGCCCGGTGGCGGCGTCGAGCCCGAAGAAGAGCCCTCAGTGACCGCTATGCGCGAGGTGCTCGAAGAAGCCGGAGTCATCGGCAAGCTGGGCAGGTGCCTCGGGGTTTTCGAG AACCGAGAGCACAAGCACCGAACGGAGGTGTACGTGATGACGGTGACGCAGGAGCTGGCGGAGTGGGAGGACTCGCGGCTGATGGGCCGCAAGCGGCAGTGGTTCTCGATAGACGACGCGCTGGCGCAGCTGGCGCTGCACAAGCCCATCCAGCGCCACTACATCCAGCAGCTGCGGCGCTCCAAACAGAACAAACCCGACGACCCCGGCAGCTAA